One segment of Strix aluco isolate bStrAlu1 chromosome 4, bStrAlu1.hap1, whole genome shotgun sequence DNA contains the following:
- the PROX2 gene encoding prospero homeobox protein 2, whose amino-acid sequence MIPNQLRVSSLGSRQEEEMMDGRTGSEQDRDHATSGHSQGLKSEPCFQTDSLLPSPSASLISQLLRHPMVGRSLDPTILFPSSQAVALPQDYERGASTGEGAQALAFAGTCAPAPVPCAGNRDQLSDQHLWDQFSDQHLQAKRARVESIIQGMSLPPTPQAFGKSLEAAFGHERERVDKMPPESKRKPRVPQQGTGAARRVAPTGGSPHAEGCQQLKEQLCFLEQQLRQLQEKFSQVCDSGDTAQTQEGAEKVHPLPGKPGDRWDKDSAAATSDPCKAPLWRGVLEVHGPEEDEDRGNTGTLPSAARVLSQALKHELAAVTSWVVDSVLKTVWPKAANHLLQQHCSLPMPGPDARREYFAAGKCRKPLAKPSPMKAQGSLGSPQAEALSGASGKSPGSHAGSFSSKGVRKPVQVSSMGYSLGLATPVQDSQLLSQLLGYSQHGLWGSVSCGTPSALERGPPEPLDLHWGTVKLRSSVVRQQHQHPLSLSPADMESLALLPAGRDGCRELQAAMDGAPFASTHMQEALTPGHLKKAKLMFFFTRYPSSTLLKTYFLDVQFSRCITSQLIKWFSNFREFYYIQVEKFARQALLEGVMDAGTLRVSRDSELFRALNMHYNKGNDFEVPGRFLEVASLTLREFFSAVRAGKDADPSWKKPIYKIISKLDSDIPEGFKAAGCSQELLRS is encoded by the exons ATGATCCCAAACCAGCTGAGGGTCAGCTCTCTGGGTTCcagacaggaagaagagatgatGGATGGCAGGACTGGCTCTGAGCAGGACAGAGACCATGCCACTTCAGGGCACAGCCAGGGGCTTAAGTCGGAGCCCTGTTTCCAGACCGACTCTCTCTTGCCTTCCCCTAGTGCATCTCTGATATCTCAGCTCCTCAGACACCCAATGGTTGGCAGGAGCCTGGATCCCACcatccttttcccttcctctcagGCAGTGGCCCTGCCTCAGGACTATGAGCGCGGTGCATCTACTGGAGAAGGAGCGCAAGCCCTGGCTTTTGCTGGGACCTGTGCCCCAGCTCCTGTGCCCTGTGCTGGCAACAGGGACCAGCTCTCTGACCAGCACCTGTGGGACCAGTTCTCTGACCAGCACCTACAAGCCAAACGGGCCAGGGTGGAGAGCATCATCCAAGGCATGAGCCTCCCACCAACCCCTCAGGCATTTGGCAAGAGCCTGGAGGCAGCTTTTGGGCACGAGAGGGAGAGGGTTGATAAGATGCCTCCAGAGAGCAAGAGGAAGCCGAGGGTGCCCCAGCAGGGCACGGGGGCGGCCAGGCGAGTGGCCCCCACTGGGGGCAGCCCCCATGCCGAGGGCTGCCAGCAGCTGAaggagcagctctgctttttAGAGCAGCAGCTGAGGCAGCTTCAGGAGAAGTTCTCCCAGGTCTGTGACTCTGGTGACACTGCCCAAACCCAGGAAGGTGCTGAGAAAGTTCATCCACTGCCTGGAAAGCCTGGAGACAGATGGGACAAGGACAGTGCTGCTGCCACCAGTGACCCGTGCAAAGCACCTCTCTGGAGGGGTGTCCTGGAGGTGCATGGGCCAGAGGAGGACGAGGACAGAGGCAACACAGGTACCCTGCCCTCGGCAGCGAGGGTCCTCTCACAGGCTCTGAAGCATGAGTTGGCTGCAGTGACGTCCTGGGTAGTGGACTCTGTCCTGAAGACTGTCTGGCCAAAGGCAGCCAACCAtcttctgcagcagcactgcagcctcCCGATGCCAGGGCCAGATGCCAGGAGAGAGTATTTTGCTGCTGGGAAATGCAGAAAGCCACTTGCTAAGCCATCTCCCATGAAAGCACAGGGCTCACTGGGCTCACCCCAGGCTGAGGCCCTGTCAGGAGCTTCAGGGAAGAGCCCAGGCTCTCATGCTGGCTCATTCAGTTCAAAGGGGGTCAGAAAACCTGTGCAGGTATCCAGCATGGGTTATTCACTGGGCTTGGCCACCCCTGTTCAGGACAGCCAGTTGCTAAGCCAGCTGCTGGGCTACAGCCAGCACGGCCTCTGGGGTAGTGTCTCTTGTGGGACTCCCTCTGCTCTGGAGAGAGGTCCCCCAGAGCCCCTCGACTTACACTGGGGAACTGTCAAACTGAGGTCATCAGTCGTGAGACAGCAGCATCAGCATCCCCTGTCCCTGAGCCCTGCTGACATGGAGAGCCTGGCGCTGCTGCCGGCTGGCAGGgatggctgcagggagctgcaggctgcGATGGATGGGGCACCCTTTGCCTCCACCCAT ATGCAGGAGGCGCTGACCCCTGGCCACCTGAAGAAGGCCaagctgatgtttttcttcacCCGCTACCCCAGCTCCACACTACTGAAGACCTACTTCCTTGATGTGCAG TTCAGCCGCTGCATCACCTCCCAGCTCATCAAGTGGTTCAGCAACTTCCGCGAGTTTTACTACATCCAGGTGGAGAAGTTTGCCCGGCAGGCCCTGCTGGAGGGTGTCATGGATGCTGGCACCCTCCGTGTCTCCCGGGACTCAGAGCTTTTCCGTGCCCTCAACATGCACTATAACAAGGGGAATGACTTcgag GTGCCAGGGCGGTTCCTGGAGGTGGCCAGCCTGACGCTGCGGGAGTTCTTCAGCGCTGTCAGAGCGGGCAAGGACGCCGACCCCTCCTGGAAGAAACCCATTTACAAAATCATTTCCAAACTGGACAGCGACATCCCGGAAGGGTTCAAAGCCGCTGGCTGCTCCCAGGAACTGCTCCGCAGCTGA